Within Rhododendron vialii isolate Sample 1 chromosome 12a, ASM3025357v1, the genomic segment TGATTCCTACTTTATTTTGTAGCTTGGAGTTTTCGGAGCTGACCTGGGtgatgaagaagaaggagcaaGGTGCTctgccttttcttttctatctTTTCAATTCTGTTTTCGGCTCTTTTTTGAATTATCATGATGTGAGAGTTTAGTTCTATGAACTATCTACATAACAATCTAAGTGATAAACAGTAGGTATATCAATGTTTTATATGagaaaatctcactttcttaaATTATGGTCTTAAAGTATCCGGTAAAGTCGATAACGGGTCTTTGTATTGATGGAGTATTGGTGTTGGATATTGCGATTATTAAAGGTGGTGTGGGCAGGTTCACAGATGTCAAATATCATGCGTAGAAGAGCTCTTTGTCTAGTTGTGATGAGGAATGAACTATGAAGTAATAGTTACCTCAGGAGGTTCCAATCTTAACATAGATAGTCGAAGATGTGAGGTGTAGCCAGTGGTAAACATGATAATTTTGCGATGTTGGTTTTGTCATAGTGGGCGGTGTTGATGTCAAGGTTGTGGAAGTGTTAGTAGTGGTGTTGTagttgttgtggtggtggataTTGGACAGTATCAATATTGGTGGCATCATGGCAATGGAGTGGTAGCACCTATGCTCTAAGAAACTTTGGTGTTCTATAAAATTGTTTTGGCTTGGCTTTTCTGTTGATGTAGTAAGCCTGTGGTAGCAAGTTTGTATCTCAATACGGCTTTTGTTAATGTGGTGTTCCTCAAAGTTTTTGGTATGTTTTATTTGATTGGGTGGGAATTAATTACTCTCCAGTTGCTTTTAGAAGCTCTGTGCTTGCTATTAGATATGCAAAGGTTATTGTCCTTCGCAGCAGGAAACAAATTTTTGTTGTGTCTCTAGATTGTAAACCTCTCTATGAGCATGTTAGCAATGCAATTATACTTGTTCTACGGTCTTGGGTAAAAATCAACTCTataagctagctattgaagtgggGGTGCCCTCATACTTGTCTGCTTCACATTTCTTGGGACCTAGGTGATGTGGGACTTCACTTCACACCCTCCCTTATGCGCAGTGTGCTCACTTGACTGCACTTGTTTTGTAGATAGAGACATGCACCCTACCCATTCCCCATActtggctttgataccaagttaaGTTATCAATTGTTCAAAATCTTAAGCTATTAGGAATGTATCCAACAATATATATCATGTTGTTGAACTCTCTCCCTCACGTTCAACTCCATCTTGCACTTTGGGATGACACCAAACTTGGAGCTAAAATGAATTCAAAGGGAAGATGGAGAATGCAAACGGGCAAGAAATGCAATTGGAGAGACTTGAACCTAAGACCTTTCAGGATGGTGGAACTAAAGTTCAGATACCATTGTATACGGTCTTGGGTAAAATTCAACCCAAttagctagctattgaagtgaaaGTGCCGTCATGCTTTTGTACTTCATCTTACTGTGGTACCCATGCCACTCCGACTTCCCTTCACAATCTCGAATCGATGGGTTGATCACAATGGAATGGTGTGATTTGGTAGCTGTTATTTTAGAGAGGAGGATAAGAGGGAGGGAGACATGGCGGAGAAAGTTGGAATTCATTGAAAACCCATGTCATGGCTAAAAGAACCTttcgatttaattttttttgtattttggtcTGGAGCGTTGGAGACAGGATTgtgcatttttctttttttgacgaTCTTGTAAGGTCTTCATTTTGGTCTGGAGCATGAGTTCTACGAAAGAATAGGGGTGTAATGACAGATTAACAACAACCCTTTGAAGTGGTCTAAAGCCTTCTTACTTTTGGCACACTTCACTACATCAAGGTAATAGTAATGAATGAGATTAGGTTTGATGTAATCAATGTCTTCTTAACAAATTCTGAAGTTAACATGTGAAGGAAATATAGGGTAACTTATCTTGTGATCATTAGTACGTGCATACATCTGTCTTTCGATTTATTGTTTGATCACCTTATGCTATTTTTCATTGCCAACTTGATGCCCTGGCCGATATCATACTTGGATTGGGAATCAATTCATCGACCGTTATATGTGGCTAATGTCTTAATAATCTGGATCTGAAACAGTGAAACCTCAACTGATGTTTATTTTATAGAGTAGCTACTCTAATTAACCTAGCCAGTCCTAGATTATACCTGTTAGTTTCAGTAGCACATTGCTTTGCTTTCACTATTTTATTCACTTAatgttgtctctctctctctctctctctctctctctctctctctctctctctctctctctctctctctctctctttttagtTCTTTCCACTAATCTTTCTGCGTGGTCATATGCATGCTACATCCTTTTCAGATACGAAGACTTCTATGGCCCTAAAAAGAAAGATAACcagaaaagaaaaccaaaacagaTGGATGAGTCAGATCACTTGGGTGATGAGCAAGAAGATGACAAGACTTTGGGCAATCAGGTAATTGACTGTTATTGTCATATGTATGAATTCTCAtgaacaattttgttttttgatcagACTAATGAACATCATGCTCCTCTGTTTGATACTTGCAAGATTTGCTGCTTGACGGGCACCATTATTGATTGAAGCACCTTTGGATTATTTGTCCCattcattctttttctttttctttttttctgcagGAGCAAAATCTTTCTACCCATGAAGAACAGCTAAAGAAGGTGCAGACTAAAATAGAGGAAATGGAGAAAGCAAACTTGAATCCAAAAACTTGGACTATGCGAGGCGAGGTAACATCTCATGTTTTTGCAATCTTTGAGATATCAATTCGTGTAAATTTCAGCAGTGCACTACCAAATGTCAATTGGATTCATAACTTTTGCTGTCAATTTGATGACAGATAACTGCTGCTAAAAGGCCAATGAATAGTGCATTAGAAGTTGATCTAGATTTCGAGCACAATGTGAGACCTGCCCCCGTTATCACTGAGGAGGTTACTGCATCTATCGAAGAGTTAATTCAGAAACGGATCCTCGAGGTGAACAACAATTTTTTATCCACGATTCTGAAAATTGTGATGGTAGTACATGGTTTTCAAAGGACAGGAAAATTAGAGCTTCTAAGATACAGATGCACCAAACTTGTATTGAAATTTATTCTGATATAGCACTATTGGATTGGAATGTTGTCCTTTAGTGGTCATTTAATCCTTTGTGGGCCAAAGACTCAGAGTTTGCAAATGCCGTTGGCAAATTGTTTGTTACAGATAAGATTTTGTCCGTCCTTCATTAATTATGGAGTAGAAAATCATAGTCCTTTTTGTTATAATATGGATCTCTTCAGTGAAAAGCACACATCCCAAACCTTTAGTATTTTCATGTATTCATTCACCATAGTGTTAATCCATGAGTTGCTCTTGGTCTATAATGTTGTTGAAGTAATTCTAAGTTTCTTGTATTAGTGTTGCATAAAAGTGCCGAACTTTGCATGaattggttctctctctctctctccctcggaCTTTTTAGGGGCATTTTGATGATGTTCAGAAGGCTCCTGATCTACCATCTAAAGCACCAAAAGAACGCAAGGAATTGGTAATCATTGTCCTCTTaagtattttgtttcttttagttTGATCTCGATTTTGTTCCCCTTAAAAATTATTTAAGTGCAACATAACTGatcttctttttaattatgttttgCAGGATGAGAATAAGAGCAAGACGGGACTTGCTGAAATTTATGAGGTTCGGATATTGTAAATTTAATTCACTGTTTGGTGTCCATTTTCTTTGGACTTCTTTATATAATGCTGGCTGAATCCTTTATGATTTGTATGTTGTGAAGTGTTTCAGACCACTGATCGTgaaaatgcattttgtttatGTAGTTTTACCTACCAAGCATTTGAAAAATTCTTCTCTTATCATTGCAGGAAGAATATGTTCAGAAAACTGGCCTAGTTTCCACAGCATTATCCTTCTCAgatgaacaaaagaaagaggtgCACTTTGATTGCTTTGCTTATATGTTTTTGATGTGACAATACACGAAATGTGAACCGGTTATGGTTCCCCAtctcccttctttctctctGATGCTGGTGGTTTAACTGACTACACAGCAGTAACAAACATATGttccatttttatattttcccGTTTTTCTTGTACTGTTAGCAGTTTCCATTTATGATTACACTCACTCTTGGGATCTATAATTGTGATCAGGCAAGTATTCTGTTCAAGAAACTGTGCTTGAAGTTGGATGCTCTGTCCCATTTCCACTTCACACCAAAACCGGTATGCCTCTCACTTCTCCTGTCATAATCTGTGTAAAGAATTGAATGCAATATTTGCTTGCCCTATGGTAGCTTGTTGTTGCTAATCTATGATGGGTCAACTTGGACAGGTAATAGAAGATATGTCCATACAAACAAATGTCCCTGCTCTGGCAATGGAAGAGGTAATGAAATCTGATATTTTCCTTGGAAATTTCAATGGTGTTTTGTTTAGTCTTTGTATTATATCAATCTAAATTCACAGTTAATTAAGTACTGTGTGTGACATCTTGCATGGGCAGATTGCACCTCTGGCAGTGTCGGATGCTGCTATGTTGGCTCCTGAAGAAGTTTTTGCCGGCAAAGGAGATATTAAAGAAGAAACAGAGCTAACACAAGCAGaaaggaagaggagaagagctgataagaaaaggaaatttaAAGGTAAGCTTATTCAAGCCTCTGCTACTTAGCATCTCCTATGCACAATAGCTAAAGCGGCAATTTTGCCTCTACGGTACCTAAAATGTTAAAAGCAGCAACCTTGGTCCAATGCAAAGATGCTATTTTCTTCAATTCTCTCTTTCTATGAAGTCGAATTTAAATTGCATTGTACCCCCTTATATagataaaaaatagaaaaaaatcatGGCCAAAATTTGGAAGATGGCCCAGGGTTTGGCCACTGACAATGTTGCAATCCTTATAGCCATGCCTTGGGGATTTAAAAGTGGATgatggcttcttctttttttctttctttttctttttttttttttcttttttttagcatttggCAAGTTTTTCTGAAGTGCTGCATTTGGCAAGTTGAAGTTGCTCGTGGTTGTTCTGTATGAAGTTTCCCACTGTTGGTTCTTACTATTTCCTTACCTCCATCAAGAAAATTGCTGACCAACTTGGCTGCAATTTGGTTACTATGTTCCTTCCCTTCTTAAAGAGTTACTAATAGGTGGCCTTTGTTTTCCTAAAACAATTCGAAGCCAATCTTTTCCCAGTTCAGTGGTCCAAAAAATACATGGTCGCCACCCTGGTCCATTTTCCGGTACACCAACATTCTTTAAACTTTTACtccatctttttcttcttcttgttgtccATTAGATTTTCACAAATAAGTTATGACACTATTCGACAAGACAACTCTAGTATTGAATCTGTCATTTTAGACCACGAATACAATCCAACATGCTTACCTAAGAAAGTCCATTTCATGGTAGCTTTTGTTTTCTGTTATGTTCTTTCATGCGTGGATAGTTTTTCAACTGGACCTCCTTCTACACTTTTCATTCATTGAAGTACATATATTTAACCAATCAAATCATCTTACCTCATGTTCTGTACGTGGTTGAATGGTCAAGGAGTAGCACTATTGGTCAACTTATAACTGTTGTTTCTTGACACAAGTGCAATAAAAATCAGAAATTAAGGTTTCTGAGTGATTTTCGGGATGGACTTGTACTTGGCGTTCACATGATATgcctttgttttctttccacttTGGTGTGTTCCCCCAATGGATTCAGGGAGTTAATTCCTGTGTCCTGTGTAACATAGCATTTTCCATTGCTTTAAAGatttcattaccaatttctttttCGGCCATTAAAATTGGCAACATGATCTCAGTGGAGTCGGTGAAAAAGATGGCAACGAAGAAGGCACGTGAGAGTGCAGTGCAAAATCATGTGGATGGTGACGATTCTCTCTCTTTAACCTTTTGGTTAGATATTCTTGGACCCTGGCAAATATCAATACCTCACTATTGCTATTTCGTGGTTTTACAGGCAAGGGAGAATCATGACTTTCAAGCCTTGGATTTCAATTCACATGGAGTTTCATCCCGCCCATTGCAACTTCGATTATGCTTGCAGTTTTGAACTTGTCAATGGTAGGCATAGGGACCCCTATTTGCCCTTTCAAATAGGGTTAATTTTAGTAAAATCATCAGGTGCAAGCTCGTTTGGAGT encodes:
- the LOC131311983 gene encoding M phase phosphoprotein 10, producing the protein MESLRILKSAEPPLFLAPSENLSQAARAALEHIYSSLKPYTPKTPFERLLVNGFDSEQIWQQIDLQSQPLISSLRRELKRFEKNPEEISKLFCVDEEREGVEREREGVLEGEAEGFEELDEGFDDDDDDDEEDEDEEESEEGEGEEDEEDGNDDGENGVEDRFLKIKELEEYMEEDEAREYGIKKEKKRGGGKLSKRIEDDEEDEEEEEEDEDEEGDGLGVFGADLGDEEEGARYEDFYGPKKKDNQKRKPKQMDESDHLGDEQEDDKTLGNQEQNLSTHEEQLKKVQTKIEEMEKANLNPKTWTMRGEITAAKRPMNSALEVDLDFEHNVRPAPVITEEVTASIEELIQKRILEGHFDDVQKAPDLPSKAPKERKELDENKSKTGLAEIYEEEYVQKTGLVSTALSFSDEQKKEASILFKKLCLKLDALSHFHFTPKPVIEDMSIQTNVPALAMEEIAPLAVSDAAMLAPEEVFAGKGDIKEETELTQAERKRRRADKKRKFKVESVKKMATKKARESAVQNHVDGKGES